One window from the genome of Oryctolagus cuniculus chromosome 1, mOryCun1.1, whole genome shotgun sequence encodes:
- the FHIP1B gene encoding FHF complex subunit HOOK-interacting protein 1B isoform X4, with protein MERMNWLSRLASRGPGHRVPQGASLQTPVMADPETCLMVFKNHWSQVVRILERQGPRAAPGGADDLSAVRNHTYQMLTLLAEDRAVPSAPTCPGPLLEFALREDLLTRVLAWQLQWDELGDGVEERRAEQLKLFEMLVSEARQPLLRHGPVREALLTLLDACGRPVPSSPALDEGLVLFLSQLCVCVAREPSLLEFFLQPPPEPGAAPRLLLFSRLVPFVHREGTLGQQARDALLLLMALSAGSPTVGRYIADHSYFCPVLATGLSALYSSLPRKIEVPGDDWHCLRREDWLGVPALALFMSSLEFCNAVIQVAHPLVQKQLVDYIHNGFLVPVMGPALHKTSVEEMIASTAYLELFLRSISEPALLRTFLRFLLLHRHDTHTILDTLVARIGSNSRLCMVSLSLFRTLLNLSCEDVLLQLVLRYLVPCNHVMLSQKPAVRDVDLYGRAADKFLSLIPRCCRHRAPSPPRPEHASWARGGPSREAGRREDIMGPGSPSVDSSSMVTMPRPSTPSRLALFLRQQSLGGSESPGPVPRSPGLAASPASSPGRRPSPVEEPGPFMAVLFAKLENMLQNSVYVNFLLTGLVAQLACHPQPLLRSFLLNTNMVFQPSVKSLLQVLGSVKNKIESFAASQEDFPALLSKAKKYLIARGKLDWAEGPTAGPAPRRSDPLVKSRRPSLGELLLRHAHSPTRARQAAQLVLQPGRDGAGLGLGGGSPGASTPVLPARGGTPERQGEALRVKNAVYCAVIFPEFLKELAAISQAHAVTSPFLLDTSEEGSGPPISGSGSLNP; from the exons ATGGAGAGGATGAACTGGCTGAGCAGACTGGCCTCCCGAGGCCCTGGGCACCGTGTACCTCAAGGGGCCAGTCTACAGACCCCTGTCATGGCTGACCCTGAGACCTGCCTCATGGTCTTCAAGAATCATTGGTCCCAG GTGGTGCGAATCCTGGAGCGGCAAGGCCCTCGGGCAGCTCCTGGGGGTGCAGATGATCTCAGTGCTGTGCGCAACCACACTTACCAGATGTTGACACTGCTAGCAGAAGATCGTGCAGTCCCTTCAGCCCCCACTTGCCCTGGACCCCTGCTGGAGTTTGCCCTGCGTGAGGATCTGCTGACCCGTGTGTTGGCATGGCAGTTGCAATGGGATGAACTTGGGGATGGGGTTGAGGAGCGACGGGCTGAACAACTGAAACTATTTGAGATGCTAGTGAGTGAAGCTCGCCAGCCATTGTTACGGCATGGTCCAGTTCGTGAGGCTCTGCTCACCCTGCTGGATGCCTGTGGTCGCCCTGTGCCCAGTAGCCCAGCACTGGATGAAGGCCTGGTGCTATTTCTcagccagctgtgtgtgtgtgtggcccggGAGCCTTCATTACTCGAGTTCTTCCTGCAGCCACCTCCGGAACCTGGAGCTGCCCCCCGTCTTCTCCTGTTTTCTCGCCTTGTCCCTTTCGTCCATCGAGAGGGTACTCTGGGCCAGCAAGCCCGTGATGCCCTCCTTCTGCTCATGGCTCTGTCAGCTGGGAGCCCCACCGTGGGCCGCTACATCGCGGATCACTCTTACTTCTGCCCG GTGCTGGCCACAGGGCTGAGTGCCCTATACTCCTCACTGCCCCGAAAGATTGAGGTGCCAGGGGATGATTGGCACTGCCTGCGACGAGAAGACTGGCTGGGAGTGCCAGCCCTTGCACTTTTCATGAGTTCCCTAGAGTTCTGCAATGCAGTCATTCAG GTGGCTCACCCCCTGGTGCAGAAGCAGCTGGTTGATTATATCCACAATGGGTTCTTGGTGCCTGTCATGGGACCTGCTCTGCACAAG ACCTCTGTGGAGGAGATGATCGCCAGTACCGCGTATCTGGAACTTTTCCTAAGGAGTATCTCCGAGCCTGCCTTGCTCCGTACCTTCCTGCGATTCCTGTTGTTACACCGGCATGACACCCACACCATCCTTGACACCCTCGTTGCCCGTATTGGCAGCAACTCCCGG CTCTGCATGGTCTCTCTGAGTCTCTTCAGGACCCTCCTGAACCTCAGCTGTGAGGATGTCCTGCTGCAGCTGGTTCTCAG gtatCTTGTCCCATGTAACCACGTGATGCTGAGTCAGAAGCCAGCTGTGCGTGATGTGGACCTATATGGACGAGCAGCTGACAAGTTTCTCTCCCTAATCCCACGCTGTTGTCGCCACCGTGCCCCTAGCCCACCTCGTCCAGAGCATGCCTCATGGGCACGAGGTGGGCctagcagagaggcagggagaagggaggacaTCATGG GCCCTGGAAGCCCAAGTGTTGACTCCTCCTCTATGGTGACCATGCCCCGGCCCTCTACACCATCTCGTTTGGCTCTCTTCCTGCGGCAGCAGAGCCTGGGTGGCTCTGAGTCCCCAGGCCCAGTGCCTCGCTCACCAGGGCTTGCTGCATCCCCAGCGTCTAGCCCTGGCCGACGGCCTAGCCCTGTGGAGGAGCCTG gccccTTCATGGCTGTGCTCTTTGCCAAACTCGAGAACATGCTGCAGAACTCCGTCTATGTCAACTTCCTGCTGACGGGGCTGGTGGCCCAGCTGGCCTgtcacccccagcccctgctccgctCTTTCCTGCTCAACACCAACATGGTCTTCCAGCCCAGTGTCAAGTCCTTGCTGCAG GTGCTGGGCTCTGTGAAGAATAAGATTGAGAGCtttgcagcctcccaggaggACTTCCCAGCACtgctatccaaagccaagaagtACCTCATTGCTCGTGGCAAGTTGGACTGGGCTGAGGGTCctacagcaggacctgctccccgCCGCTCCGATCCCCTAG TGAAGAGCCGGAGGCCATCCTTGGGGGAGTTACTTCTGCGGCATGCACACAGTCCAACCAGGGCCCGGCAGGCGGCACAGTTGGTCCTTCAGCCTGGGCGAGACGGAGCAGGACTTGGCCTAGGTGGgggctcccctggggcttcaACTCCAGTTCTACCCGCCCGGGGAGGGACCCCTGAGCGTCAAGGTGAGGCTCTGCGAGTCAAGAATGCTGTCTACTGTGCAGTCATTTTCCCCGAGTTTCTCAAGGAGTTGGCTGCCATCTCCCAGGCCCATGCTGTCACCTCGCCTTTCTTATTGGATACTTCAGAGGAGGGATCTGGCCCTCCCATCTCAGGCTCTGGGTCCCTCAATCCTTAA
- the FHIP1B gene encoding FHF complex subunit HOOK-interacting protein 1B isoform X2, whose amino-acid sequence MERMNWLSRLASRGPGHRVPQGASLQTPVMADPETCLMVFKNHWSQVVRILERQGPRAAPGGADDLSAVRNHTYQMLTLLAEDRAVPSAPTCPGPLLEFALREDLLTRVLAWQLQWDELGDGVEERRAEQLKLFEMLVSEARQPLLRHGPVREALLTLLDACGRPVPSSPALDEGLVLFLSQLCVCVAREPSLLEFFLQPPPEPGAAPRLLLFSRLVPFVHREGTLGQQARDALLLLMALSAGSPTVGRYIADHSYFCPVLATGLSALYSSLPRKIEVPGDDWHCLRREDWLGVPALALFMSSLEFCNAVIQVAHPLVQKQLVDYIHNGFLVPVMGPALHKTSVEEMIASTAYLELFLRSISEPALLRTFLRFLLLHRHDTHTILDTLVARIGSNSRLCMVSLSLFRTLLNLSCEDVLLQLVLRYLVPCNHVMLSQKPAVRDVDLYGRAADKFLSLIPRCCRHRAPSPPRPEHASWARGPGSPSVDSSSMVTMPRPSTPSRLALFLRQQSLGGSESPGPVPRSPGLAASPASSPGRRPSPVEEPGELEDNYLEYLREARRGVDRCVRACRTWSAPYDGERPPPEPSPVGSRTKKRSLLPEEDRDKVGEGEEEEPGSRGLIGGTGEGPGHLPPPQLNGVPGPWPEGPKKVRLVPHAMPHEGAGKLPEGTSEGMTGLESFGQELHELEVALSNGGAGSEPPLEPPLPLEEEEAYESFTCPPEPSGPFLSSPLRTLNQLPSQPFTGPFMAVLFAKLENMLQNSVYVNFLLTGLVAQLACHPQPLLRSFLLNTNMVFQPSVKSLLQVLGSVKNKIESFAASQEDFPALLSKAKKYLIARGKLDWAEGPTAGPAPRRSDPLVKSRRPSLGELLLRHAHSPTRARQAAQLVLQPGRDGAGLGLGGGSPGASTPVLPARGGTPERQGEALRVKNAVYCAVIFPEFLKELAAISQAHAVTSPFLLDTSEEGSGPPISGSGSLNP is encoded by the exons ATGGAGAGGATGAACTGGCTGAGCAGACTGGCCTCCCGAGGCCCTGGGCACCGTGTACCTCAAGGGGCCAGTCTACAGACCCCTGTCATGGCTGACCCTGAGACCTGCCTCATGGTCTTCAAGAATCATTGGTCCCAG GTGGTGCGAATCCTGGAGCGGCAAGGCCCTCGGGCAGCTCCTGGGGGTGCAGATGATCTCAGTGCTGTGCGCAACCACACTTACCAGATGTTGACACTGCTAGCAGAAGATCGTGCAGTCCCTTCAGCCCCCACTTGCCCTGGACCCCTGCTGGAGTTTGCCCTGCGTGAGGATCTGCTGACCCGTGTGTTGGCATGGCAGTTGCAATGGGATGAACTTGGGGATGGGGTTGAGGAGCGACGGGCTGAACAACTGAAACTATTTGAGATGCTAGTGAGTGAAGCTCGCCAGCCATTGTTACGGCATGGTCCAGTTCGTGAGGCTCTGCTCACCCTGCTGGATGCCTGTGGTCGCCCTGTGCCCAGTAGCCCAGCACTGGATGAAGGCCTGGTGCTATTTCTcagccagctgtgtgtgtgtgtggcccggGAGCCTTCATTACTCGAGTTCTTCCTGCAGCCACCTCCGGAACCTGGAGCTGCCCCCCGTCTTCTCCTGTTTTCTCGCCTTGTCCCTTTCGTCCATCGAGAGGGTACTCTGGGCCAGCAAGCCCGTGATGCCCTCCTTCTGCTCATGGCTCTGTCAGCTGGGAGCCCCACCGTGGGCCGCTACATCGCGGATCACTCTTACTTCTGCCCG GTGCTGGCCACAGGGCTGAGTGCCCTATACTCCTCACTGCCCCGAAAGATTGAGGTGCCAGGGGATGATTGGCACTGCCTGCGACGAGAAGACTGGCTGGGAGTGCCAGCCCTTGCACTTTTCATGAGTTCCCTAGAGTTCTGCAATGCAGTCATTCAG GTGGCTCACCCCCTGGTGCAGAAGCAGCTGGTTGATTATATCCACAATGGGTTCTTGGTGCCTGTCATGGGACCTGCTCTGCACAAG ACCTCTGTGGAGGAGATGATCGCCAGTACCGCGTATCTGGAACTTTTCCTAAGGAGTATCTCCGAGCCTGCCTTGCTCCGTACCTTCCTGCGATTCCTGTTGTTACACCGGCATGACACCCACACCATCCTTGACACCCTCGTTGCCCGTATTGGCAGCAACTCCCGG CTCTGCATGGTCTCTCTGAGTCTCTTCAGGACCCTCCTGAACCTCAGCTGTGAGGATGTCCTGCTGCAGCTGGTTCTCAG gtatCTTGTCCCATGTAACCACGTGATGCTGAGTCAGAAGCCAGCTGTGCGTGATGTGGACCTATATGGACGAGCAGCTGACAAGTTTCTCTCCCTAATCCCACGCTGTTGTCGCCACCGTGCCCCTAGCCCACCTCGTCCAGAGCATGCCTCATGGGCACGAG GCCCTGGAAGCCCAAGTGTTGACTCCTCCTCTATGGTGACCATGCCCCGGCCCTCTACACCATCTCGTTTGGCTCTCTTCCTGCGGCAGCAGAGCCTGGGTGGCTCTGAGTCCCCAGGCCCAGTGCCTCGCTCACCAGGGCTTGCTGCATCCCCAGCGTCTAGCCCTGGCCGACGGCCTAGCCCTGTGGAGGAGCCTGGTGAGCTGGAAGACAATTACCTGGAGTATCTGCGTGAGGCACGCCGTGGTGTAGACCGCTGTGTCCGAGCCTGCCGTACCTGGTCTGCCCCTTATGATGGCGAGCGTCCCCCTCCTGAGCCCAGTCCTGTTGGCTCCCGGACTAAGAAACGCAGCCTACTGCCTGAGGAGGACAGGGataaagtgggggagggggaagaggaagagccgGGGAGTAGGGGGCTAATTGGGGGTACAGGGGAGGGTCCtggccacctgccccctccacagcTCAATGGGGTGCCAGGACCATGGCCTGAGGGGCCCAAGAAGGTTCGTCTGGTACCACATGCAATGCCACATGAGGGAGCTGGGAAACTGCCAGAGGGGACCTCAGAGGGCATGACAGGACTAGAAAGCTTTGGGCAGGAGCTCCATGAGCTGGAGGTGGCGTTGAGCAATGGAGGAGCTGGCTCAGAGCCCCCCTTAGAACCTCCACTACCTcttgaggaggaggaggcctaCGAGAGCTTCACTTGTCCCCCTGAACCCTCTGGCCCCTTCCTCAGCAGCCCTTTGCGGACTCTGAACCAACTGCCGAGCCAGCCCTTCACTG gccccTTCATGGCTGTGCTCTTTGCCAAACTCGAGAACATGCTGCAGAACTCCGTCTATGTCAACTTCCTGCTGACGGGGCTGGTGGCCCAGCTGGCCTgtcacccccagcccctgctccgctCTTTCCTGCTCAACACCAACATGGTCTTCCAGCCCAGTGTCAAGTCCTTGCTGCAG GTGCTGGGCTCTGTGAAGAATAAGATTGAGAGCtttgcagcctcccaggaggACTTCCCAGCACtgctatccaaagccaagaagtACCTCATTGCTCGTGGCAAGTTGGACTGGGCTGAGGGTCctacagcaggacctgctccccgCCGCTCCGATCCCCTAG TGAAGAGCCGGAGGCCATCCTTGGGGGAGTTACTTCTGCGGCATGCACACAGTCCAACCAGGGCCCGGCAGGCGGCACAGTTGGTCCTTCAGCCTGGGCGAGACGGAGCAGGACTTGGCCTAGGTGGgggctcccctggggcttcaACTCCAGTTCTACCCGCCCGGGGAGGGACCCCTGAGCGTCAAGGTGAGGCTCTGCGAGTCAAGAATGCTGTCTACTGTGCAGTCATTTTCCCCGAGTTTCTCAAGGAGTTGGCTGCCATCTCCCAGGCCCATGCTGTCACCTCGCCTTTCTTATTGGATACTTCAGAGGAGGGATCTGGCCCTCCCATCTCAGGCTCTGGGTCCCTCAATCCTTAA
- the FHIP1B gene encoding FHF complex subunit HOOK-interacting protein 1B isoform X1, producing the protein MERMNWLSRLASRGPGHRVPQGASLQTPVMADPETCLMVFKNHWSQVVRILERQGPRAAPGGADDLSAVRNHTYQMLTLLAEDRAVPSAPTCPGPLLEFALREDLLTRVLAWQLQWDELGDGVEERRAEQLKLFEMLVSEARQPLLRHGPVREALLTLLDACGRPVPSSPALDEGLVLFLSQLCVCVAREPSLLEFFLQPPPEPGAAPRLLLFSRLVPFVHREGTLGQQARDALLLLMALSAGSPTVGRYIADHSYFCPVLATGLSALYSSLPRKIEVPGDDWHCLRREDWLGVPALALFMSSLEFCNAVIQVAHPLVQKQLVDYIHNGFLVPVMGPALHKTSVEEMIASTAYLELFLRSISEPALLRTFLRFLLLHRHDTHTILDTLVARIGSNSRLCMVSLSLFRTLLNLSCEDVLLQLVLRYLVPCNHVMLSQKPAVRDVDLYGRAADKFLSLIPRCCRHRAPSPPRPEHASWARGGPSREAGRREDIMGPGSPSVDSSSMVTMPRPSTPSRLALFLRQQSLGGSESPGPVPRSPGLAASPASSPGRRPSPVEEPGELEDNYLEYLREARRGVDRCVRACRTWSAPYDGERPPPEPSPVGSRTKKRSLLPEEDRDKVGEGEEEEPGSRGLIGGTGEGPGHLPPPQLNGVPGPWPEGPKKVRLVPHAMPHEGAGKLPEGTSEGMTGLESFGQELHELEVALSNGGAGSEPPLEPPLPLEEEEAYESFTCPPEPSGPFLSSPLRTLNQLPSQPFTGPFMAVLFAKLENMLQNSVYVNFLLTGLVAQLACHPQPLLRSFLLNTNMVFQPSVKSLLQVLGSVKNKIESFAASQEDFPALLSKAKKYLIARGKLDWAEGPTAGPAPRRSDPLVKSRRPSLGELLLRHAHSPTRARQAAQLVLQPGRDGAGLGLGGGSPGASTPVLPARGGTPERQGEALRVKNAVYCAVIFPEFLKELAAISQAHAVTSPFLLDTSEEGSGPPISGSGSLNP; encoded by the exons ATGGAGAGGATGAACTGGCTGAGCAGACTGGCCTCCCGAGGCCCTGGGCACCGTGTACCTCAAGGGGCCAGTCTACAGACCCCTGTCATGGCTGACCCTGAGACCTGCCTCATGGTCTTCAAGAATCATTGGTCCCAG GTGGTGCGAATCCTGGAGCGGCAAGGCCCTCGGGCAGCTCCTGGGGGTGCAGATGATCTCAGTGCTGTGCGCAACCACACTTACCAGATGTTGACACTGCTAGCAGAAGATCGTGCAGTCCCTTCAGCCCCCACTTGCCCTGGACCCCTGCTGGAGTTTGCCCTGCGTGAGGATCTGCTGACCCGTGTGTTGGCATGGCAGTTGCAATGGGATGAACTTGGGGATGGGGTTGAGGAGCGACGGGCTGAACAACTGAAACTATTTGAGATGCTAGTGAGTGAAGCTCGCCAGCCATTGTTACGGCATGGTCCAGTTCGTGAGGCTCTGCTCACCCTGCTGGATGCCTGTGGTCGCCCTGTGCCCAGTAGCCCAGCACTGGATGAAGGCCTGGTGCTATTTCTcagccagctgtgtgtgtgtgtggcccggGAGCCTTCATTACTCGAGTTCTTCCTGCAGCCACCTCCGGAACCTGGAGCTGCCCCCCGTCTTCTCCTGTTTTCTCGCCTTGTCCCTTTCGTCCATCGAGAGGGTACTCTGGGCCAGCAAGCCCGTGATGCCCTCCTTCTGCTCATGGCTCTGTCAGCTGGGAGCCCCACCGTGGGCCGCTACATCGCGGATCACTCTTACTTCTGCCCG GTGCTGGCCACAGGGCTGAGTGCCCTATACTCCTCACTGCCCCGAAAGATTGAGGTGCCAGGGGATGATTGGCACTGCCTGCGACGAGAAGACTGGCTGGGAGTGCCAGCCCTTGCACTTTTCATGAGTTCCCTAGAGTTCTGCAATGCAGTCATTCAG GTGGCTCACCCCCTGGTGCAGAAGCAGCTGGTTGATTATATCCACAATGGGTTCTTGGTGCCTGTCATGGGACCTGCTCTGCACAAG ACCTCTGTGGAGGAGATGATCGCCAGTACCGCGTATCTGGAACTTTTCCTAAGGAGTATCTCCGAGCCTGCCTTGCTCCGTACCTTCCTGCGATTCCTGTTGTTACACCGGCATGACACCCACACCATCCTTGACACCCTCGTTGCCCGTATTGGCAGCAACTCCCGG CTCTGCATGGTCTCTCTGAGTCTCTTCAGGACCCTCCTGAACCTCAGCTGTGAGGATGTCCTGCTGCAGCTGGTTCTCAG gtatCTTGTCCCATGTAACCACGTGATGCTGAGTCAGAAGCCAGCTGTGCGTGATGTGGACCTATATGGACGAGCAGCTGACAAGTTTCTCTCCCTAATCCCACGCTGTTGTCGCCACCGTGCCCCTAGCCCACCTCGTCCAGAGCATGCCTCATGGGCACGAGGTGGGCctagcagagaggcagggagaagggaggacaTCATGG GCCCTGGAAGCCCAAGTGTTGACTCCTCCTCTATGGTGACCATGCCCCGGCCCTCTACACCATCTCGTTTGGCTCTCTTCCTGCGGCAGCAGAGCCTGGGTGGCTCTGAGTCCCCAGGCCCAGTGCCTCGCTCACCAGGGCTTGCTGCATCCCCAGCGTCTAGCCCTGGCCGACGGCCTAGCCCTGTGGAGGAGCCTGGTGAGCTGGAAGACAATTACCTGGAGTATCTGCGTGAGGCACGCCGTGGTGTAGACCGCTGTGTCCGAGCCTGCCGTACCTGGTCTGCCCCTTATGATGGCGAGCGTCCCCCTCCTGAGCCCAGTCCTGTTGGCTCCCGGACTAAGAAACGCAGCCTACTGCCTGAGGAGGACAGGGataaagtgggggagggggaagaggaagagccgGGGAGTAGGGGGCTAATTGGGGGTACAGGGGAGGGTCCtggccacctgccccctccacagcTCAATGGGGTGCCAGGACCATGGCCTGAGGGGCCCAAGAAGGTTCGTCTGGTACCACATGCAATGCCACATGAGGGAGCTGGGAAACTGCCAGAGGGGACCTCAGAGGGCATGACAGGACTAGAAAGCTTTGGGCAGGAGCTCCATGAGCTGGAGGTGGCGTTGAGCAATGGAGGAGCTGGCTCAGAGCCCCCCTTAGAACCTCCACTACCTcttgaggaggaggaggcctaCGAGAGCTTCACTTGTCCCCCTGAACCCTCTGGCCCCTTCCTCAGCAGCCCTTTGCGGACTCTGAACCAACTGCCGAGCCAGCCCTTCACTG gccccTTCATGGCTGTGCTCTTTGCCAAACTCGAGAACATGCTGCAGAACTCCGTCTATGTCAACTTCCTGCTGACGGGGCTGGTGGCCCAGCTGGCCTgtcacccccagcccctgctccgctCTTTCCTGCTCAACACCAACATGGTCTTCCAGCCCAGTGTCAAGTCCTTGCTGCAG GTGCTGGGCTCTGTGAAGAATAAGATTGAGAGCtttgcagcctcccaggaggACTTCCCAGCACtgctatccaaagccaagaagtACCTCATTGCTCGTGGCAAGTTGGACTGGGCTGAGGGTCctacagcaggacctgctccccgCCGCTCCGATCCCCTAG TGAAGAGCCGGAGGCCATCCTTGGGGGAGTTACTTCTGCGGCATGCACACAGTCCAACCAGGGCCCGGCAGGCGGCACAGTTGGTCCTTCAGCCTGGGCGAGACGGAGCAGGACTTGGCCTAGGTGGgggctcccctggggcttcaACTCCAGTTCTACCCGCCCGGGGAGGGACCCCTGAGCGTCAAGGTGAGGCTCTGCGAGTCAAGAATGCTGTCTACTGTGCAGTCATTTTCCCCGAGTTTCTCAAGGAGTTGGCTGCCATCTCCCAGGCCCATGCTGTCACCTCGCCTTTCTTATTGGATACTTCAGAGGAGGGATCTGGCCCTCCCATCTCAGGCTCTGGGTCCCTCAATCCTTAA